ATAGCCATAGAGATCGCCATTAAACATGCCTCCCTTATTTTTGAGCTGGACTACGTGCGCACTTCAGCATTACACTCATTAGCGATTTGAGAAGCACTACATGATGTAAGGACGGGCCATATCAAAATATGTCTGCTGAATGTAGTCCAGGTAGCAGATGTTCTTCCTCTTGCCTCTGACCGTAGTGTGTATGTCATTAGTCTGTACCCAGATAAGCCTGGGGATACTGCACTCAGCTCAGAGTACAGACAAGTATCACAGATTGATTTGCAGTACATTTTTTGGAATGCAGAGGCCATCTCTATTGGATTTTGATAGTACATAGTTGTGCTGCACTATCCTTcagaaaaagcatgtttttcatACATAATTATCTTAGTTATTTCATCTACAGAGTTGCAATTTCATACTGATAATTTCTCATACGTTTGAAATGTAGTTACTATGCAGTACACTATGCAGTATTTAATCACTTTACCAACTGTCAATTTGCAATCACCAGTGGTCTTAAAttttaagtgtaaaaaaaacccattcacAACATTTGcttcaataaaaagaaaatctgctTTCTTTGAATGTGTGACCTAACAGCGCAAGAACAAGCACTGATCGGGGCCTGCAACTGCTTAAGTAGAATCCATTTTGAGACCTAGTGATACATAGAAGTTACTTTTGTCCTCAGGGTTGCCACTCAGCCAGTCCGTGGTAACAAGGAACACTAACATTTCTAGAGGTACTACTGCAGCACAATGCTCAATGAAACACAGATCAGCAACTTTATGATGTCATACACGTAGTTCTGTCAGCAGTGTGCGCAAAGCCTCACACCTCATGGCTGGCAGTGAgtggcagcagtgagcagtACCTCCAGTGTGACCTCGGTTAGGACGTGGTGAGGCAGCTGCATGTAGCACTGTCCGAGGGCCACGATGGCCTCCAGCTCCCCGCACATGGCTGCACGCTCCAGGTGGTACACCGCAGAGTCCCGGTCCCACTCCTCGTCCTTCTCGCAGAACCTGCCTGCCTCATGGTACCGAACCATGGCCAAGTGGACCTGTGGCAAAAACAGGGGGAAGGTATGACACTGACCATTTGTGGGCCTTCTCAAATCCAGGAACGACACAAATCCCTTCTTCAATGTCCCATTAGAACTCTTAAGGCAGCTAAATCACAGCATACGTTAGAGTACAGTACCAAGAATCAACATACTGTCTTCTTAGATGCCAATCCATACCAAAGAATGATTCCATCTTATTTTATTCAAGACTGGCTGTGTCAGGgcatacaaatgtgaaaatagtaGGTAAACTGTGGTTATACCTATGACACTGAAGGAGATACTGTACGCACTATGGAAAAGCTGTGCTAGGTatcaacaaatataaaaaagacctgaagtaaaatgttattttgccAATTTCCAGACAAAGAGGCAAAGAGGAATCATTCAGGCCCATCAGTGCTCACCTTGCCCAGGATGGACTTCCCAATCTTTCGCTCCAGAAGCAGATTATTCAGCCTCTCAACTTCCACAGCCACACAGGAAGGCCTGTGTATGTTCGCACGAGAAGTGTGGAAGAAACTCCATTTTTCTTCAGTCAGCTGAAGGGACACAGACGAGAGCTTGGTTCGTGACCACTCcattacactgtacactgaTAAATCATTTACAGGGACAGAATCAGTGTATATGACTTATCTGTCAAAAATGGACGCTATTTAGTTCCATTATGATGCATTTTCCCCTACTGTACTACTACTGCCACTGCTACAACTAATGataaataagtttttttttttttttttataatcccGATTGCAGGATTACATTCTCTGtaatttaaacatgtattacaaaataatgacatacaTAAGATGCAATTCCATTCTGTATTtcaacattgcatttattttaattatggaATCTAACAAATCATCCTGAATGGGTTTAGTTGCTTAATGGCTATGACATATAACATCAAAGataattattaacattatcatattattatttaatccACTTCATCAAGATGTGTATTAAAGCTACTAAAATCAGCCATTCATGCAAGCTAGTGTTGCAGCTAAACACACTTCTATATGTCTTGATTCACACACGCTATTCTGTTAACTGAGACAGTTGAGGCTGGTGGTTAAATGAGGAATCAGGATAAATGAGGATTAAATGGCAGATGAAATGGAATCAAGGGAGTAGTGATTAACGTCATTAATTTGCCACCACTCAGAAGACTAATTGATTCAGAGGAATTTATGAAGCCATGGGGGACATGATGGACACATTTTTGAATGTTGAAAGAAGAACATTATTTGGCAGCAAAAGTCATAATATACCCAGCACTTCAGATGTTAATGGTTAGTTTATTTCACCACTGATGGATGAGTAAGGATATAATGTGGGGAAAGGGGTGAGCCGCTGGGTTACACTTGGGCTGTTAATTATGGCAATTTCTCAAAGTGACATTATGCagcaaaaatgtatgttttttatatatatattgcctTTGAACAATGAGGCATTTACTATGAACATTTACCACCAACTCTGTATCCAGACATAGCTGATTAAATTTCTTTCTAGCTAAGTCACAACCATTCATAACGAAATATAATTAGGCACATTATTTTAAAGGTGGGGTGCAGTGAAAATTAAGACAATCAGTGACTTTCAATGTGTAAATTCAATATcataaaatttatgaaaaatattgtcaTATCTGACTGTCTTTGGATATTCAGACAAGCATGGATTGTCCACCATATTTTCTCTCATTCCAATCTGCAAGCATTATATAGATGTAACTGTTCTCCACCTTTaaatcaatttttcttttcaaaagcagCTTTaagttatgtaaaaaaaatcttgtttctACCCAACTACTGTTACTAAGGCAATATACTAATACGTAAAGCTACTTCATTTACTAACACTTTTGATATCATGCATATATTCACAAAATGAGCAGAACCTATGAGCCACATCAAGCTGTCCCTGTCTTAGGCTTTTAACAGCGGAGGCCAGAACCCCTAAAAAGCCCCGATGCCGTGCACAGAAGCTGCTGAGCTCTGTAAAATCTGattcacacatttcatataATGATCAAGGGCCGGATCAGCTGAGGGGAGAATTTCGACAGCGCAGCACTAACGCACCACACTACAGAGAACAGATCTGAGGGGCATGCACAAAGGAAATCACCGGCTGGTTTGGGGTGATGTTTGCAGAAGGAGAGGGCTTGGTTTTCTGGTGAGGAAAAACAGGGACAGGGTTGAGTCACAATGAGGGGTGACTGGAGGAGACAGAAGGCCAACGTCCCAGATGGGTTACAGGGTTAATGGAGGGGTACGGGGTTATTTGATGACTATTAGTCATGGGTGTTGGTATTTACCCGTCGAACACTGTCCTCGTCCGACTCGTACGGatgtctgctgctgtggaaaCTGCCCTACATGGTGGTGTATAAAAGCCATTGCCGAAGGTCAGAAATCTAAATGTCAGTGTCTCAAACTCcaaattttcatatgaaaaaagcCATAAACCACACATaactgtacagtgtgtgagaCCATGGAAGATACTGCCACATATAATAACAGTACATATAATAACACATATTTGACTGAGGCTAGAATTTTTTCAGCCTAgtgaatttcattttatcttaaGCCATATCTAAACTAAACAACTAAAAATCCAAGGTATCTGGGGAGTGATCATAGGAATGCACTACATGGCTTCTActtgaaaagaaatgacaagCAAAGGTCCATTCAAGGattgaaaacaatttttaaaatagttaCAGAAAAAGATTCAGCTTTTGATGACACAGctgattttaatttcacaatttttctGTTACAGGTGCTCTGTGAGATATTGTACAGTACAAATACCATAGCTAGCTGCAtgtaaataggaaaaaaaagcacaaggtTTTACACCACATTAATTCTCCATTTACAGTACCACTTTTCATTTATGGTGGGGGAAAACTTCCTTAAAATTTTAGGTAATATCTCCCTGATGTTCTACTAACATTTCTAAAATAGGGAAATGGCACTAGTTCCTGATTGCCTctaattacaggaaaaaaaatcctaagCTGTAGCGAGGAGAAGACAAAAGGGAAGGGGTTAGTGGATTCTCAAAAATGCAGATACAATGTCCCTGAACTGCCATGGCCTGTATAAAGGAATGCAGTGTATTAGCAGCATGGGATGTGAGCTCTTACCCTATCTCCATGTTCCACAGGGTCTCCTTCACTTCGTCTCTCGCTGGGGTAACCGCTGTCTCCACCACTCTCAGAGTCCTGAAAGGCCAGTTCAAAGCAGAGATTACTACTGATCATATTTAGTGTTTAACAAAGctaaaacactgtgtgtgaagGATTACCTTAGCAAAACAGTTTCCAGTGTTACtatcatttttgtgttatgGAAGTCACTTCTTTTCCAGTTCCTAAGTAAGCATTTTATGAGGGCCCTCTCtggcttctgtttttttaaacagcgAATTCCTTTTGTGGAACGCTCCACAAAACTAATTTAGTTCAACTCACCCTGTGCTCCGGGTTGTTGTTGTTCCTTTCACCCTGGAAGTCCATCTCATTTATGGAGCCCCAACCTGTGGAGTTTATGTTAgtgaaaaaagcacaatcaTCCATGACTGGGAAATAactcagacagaaaacaaacaaatgggcCAGAGTGAGGGATGATTAAGCAGTCTGTAAGTACACTTCTCGGGTCATTTTTAGGGTTGAAAAATAACACGTGATCCACATTCTTGAACTGGCATGAGAATATCTCATATATAACACGAGGGAGATGTGACCAAATTTAATAGGCATTACAATAGATTCTAAGGGAGAAATATTACCCTCATACCATATACTATCAATAGTGTACTGCAAGAGTGCATGTGggcatatgcatgtgcatgccgGTGTTGCAGTCCTCACccagaggggacagaggggatCTTCCCACTGAGCCGCTCAGCTGAAGAGGTGAGCAGGGCATGGAGTCCTGGTCACTCATGTTTTCATCAGTAGACGAGGTCTCTGACAGGCGCGTCAGGAGAGGGGGCAGGCGCCCCCCAGAAAAGGTGCGAACTCTGGGGGACCCACACGGCTCCTCACATCCTCTCAACACCGTCTTGGCAGACTTCTGACGAGACAGgggaaagtgggggggggggggggggggggggcagagtacACTTCACTTTAGATCTCAAAGAAACTGTGATGTAATCACTACATCAGTAAGCAACTGAATGATAACTGAGCATCTTTCTGTGCAGCTGCTCTGATTTGGATTCCGCATCTGTTAAGCATGCATCATCAGATCTACAATTTGAGGAATCGTGCTAATGTGGAGGGTTTGGGCTCACCAGCAGCTTGCTGGTGCAGTCGAGCTGGGCCTTCTCAGCAGGGGAGAGGTCAAAGGGAGTGAGGCCCATGCTCTTGCAGATCTTATTGCACAGGTGCGAGTGGAAAAACAGTGCCATCCCTcgcacacctgcacagacacaataCATCATGAGCAGACAGTGCAATGTATTCCACACAGTGACCACATTACCATTTGAATACGCAGATCACAGGGTCTCTTACAGCTGTACAGATATCAAATACGGCTGATGCAAAGAACAACCATTGCTGGTACTGTAATTATATTGTAAGCATTTCATACACTGTACTTATgaacttttacactttaatgtTGTCTTTGATGTGGGATAGCTGAATCTATATTTGTGTTAAATAAGCAGGTCCCCTGCAAGACACTGTACCCAGATTGCCATCTCCAAAGTCAGTTCCTTTGTCAGTGTGGATCTGGGGGTCAGTGTAGAGGTCTCCAACTCCCTGAATATCCACCACAATCAGCTGGTGTCCAGAGCGCTCAAACGTGAAATGGCTAAACgcctgcaaggagagagagagagagagagagagagagagagagagagagagagagagagagagagagagagagagagagagagagagagagaaaacagatgaCACAGAAGACAGGGCACTCAAAGACAGACTAACCAAGGGGTTGTAGTGTCACTCTCAAGtcaatgtgtaatttgtgtcatttttatatgtaattttgCAGGCTTTATTATTTGCACAGCAGCACTACCCGCATCACTGAATCAATCTGATCTGAAGCTGCATTAGAGAGGTCTGTTCTCCAGCACGCACCTGGGGGGTGAGACGAATGTTGTCGTCCCTCACAAAGCCCGAGTTGGAGTTGTATTTGATGTACTTCCCTTCAATGTAATGCTCCAGGTGGAACATGGGTTTCCCTGGGCGTGACGCCATTTCCACCACGCACATCTGCATGATGTCCAcctgacagaaaaaacaggAGTATAGCATTAACAGCATTTAGCATTAAGGGTGACTGAAAGGCAAGTTTTGAAGTTATAATGAGCAGTGGTCAGgcctatttaaaatgtatatatgcaatatatgcaCATATTGTTCCTGATTTGGAATCTATAGCTGCCAtaggttaaaaaaaactttccctAAAAGGTTACAGTCATTAAATTCAAAGCACTGatgcaaattttgttttgttcaggtCAAGCCTCACTGCAATATGCTCTTAATGTCAGTATTGTCTTTCAGGGACATGCACTGAAGACTGAAGTGTCTTGTTAGAAACATTTCAATAGCCACTATATTTCATGAAGAGTTAGCTGTCTTATTTCCTTCAAAACATTAGGAATTAAACCCACAACGTATTGCTGTCTGGCTTTGGAAATAGTATGAATTccacaattaaaatgtgtggtttgttgttgtttactgTAGGTTAAACAACTGCAACCTGCTGTAAGGAGGTACGGTGAACTGAGCAATGCACATCCATGATGgcaacatattttacagtatcaATCTCCACTTCACTATTCCCAAGTCTCTAGGAGATATTCCCTGTGATCACTCTACTATGCAAGTCATAGGATAAACAACACAGAAGCAGTTGAAGGCTTGTTTAAAGCCAGCTGAAACACTCTTTCATACTTACTCTTAAGACCAAGCCCTTACAAATAAACACCTCCTATAGATGTGgtagagggtttttttctgtccaaCCGATATTCAATCAGAGTTGGACATGAAGAATGATGCTGAGGTTAGACCTAAGGCCTATAACTTTTCGGTCATTTTTCCCTCCCTTACCACAGCACCTGTACCTGTTTGGGGGGCCGATGGCGGTTATACTCCTCTCCCCATAATTTTGCCTCCATTTGTAGCCTGACATCCTCAAAGTACACCTCCCTGTCCACACTTTCCATGTAGCGCTTTGCCACATAGTTTGAGGCTGACTTCCAGTTGCTGCTGTGAGAGAAATTTGACAACTTCTTCCTGTAGCAACAAAAGACACATTATCAGTACGACCAATTTGTAGTAAGACATTAAAAAGTCCACCTTACCTCCCTACTAACTGTTAAAATCtttaaatgcagtgaaaaacagTGTTCCATACTTGCAGAAGGAAACACCTTTTTGGTAAATTAAGTATCCCAAGGATTGTAGTAGCATATAGAGTTACAGTAGGCACTGCATTTTTGGTGCACTGGCATCTTAAGTCTCTTCCCCTTGATGGGTAAAATTTGGTTGAGGGGGACTAAAAAGAGCCTCTGACAGCAAGCAATGACAGACTCACACTCTTCACTCTTCCCCTGTTCAGAGAAAAATTTCAAATAACCACTCAGCTCTGTTCACATATAAAATTCCCGCATGGACTCTAACCCCTGCAGAGTGCCAAGTTTACAAGTGGAAAAAGATACTGTCCTTTTGGGAATGTTTTAATTGTGCCAAGAATGGCAGAGGACTCGTGCAGCCTGTTTTAGaatctgctgctgttgtttgtgtAAGAGACATTATGTACCCAGTCCTGAAACGTGCAGTAAGTCAGCAATCTTGATGTTGTACTACGTGTCTAGCCACTAGGCACATGCTCAagacaaatttcacaaaaaaatgtggtAAGTGCAATAAACAGGAAGAAGGGCGTATATGCACAGTctgacacactgtcactcagAATAATTTGGAGCCTCTTGTACATGAGGGTGAAGGTTAATGTAGTGTGGTCAGTAACACTGCCAAAAATGAGACCTGGGTTTAGACAGAGAGTGGTTCAAAACCCATCagctatatttttttcttcagtctgaTCTTCCCTTAATCAGAGTGGATTTATGTCAAGAATTTAAAACCATGCAAAACATTACTGGTAAGTCAAGCTGTCAACATTTAGGGGTGTggtcacatatgcacacagaataCAGATCAACTGGCCAGTACTCCCAGAACTGTAAGACAATACTTTAAGTGTGGAGGCGCTCTGTTGGGGTAATTCATTCAACAGAAGCCTGTGAGGTGGTACTGTAATGACAACACTGGACACTCACGTTCTGTAACACTCTCTCATGGCTCCTCTTCCAAAGGGCTGAAATCAGGGGCCCAGAGTAACATTTTAGCCACTTCACAACACAGGAAATGTCTCTAAATAGCATCTTGCATAATAGTTACAATTTATCTAAAGCAATTACAATTAATGACACAATTCACAATTGTAGCATTATTTTCCCATCTACATCTTACGTGGCAAATAAATAAGATCTTTGATAGAATTCAGTCTTCAGCAATGAAATCTGAAGAAAATTACCTGGGCAGCCATCTTCAGGTAAACCTGGTCTTGTGCCCACTGCCCAGTAACAGCATTGTACCTGCAGAATAAGAACGTACACACAGTATGTTTAAACACTGTGGCATTGGGGACAGATTCACAGCATTGTACCTGTGGAAAAAGAATGCACACAGGGTATTCAGGGCATAGATTCACAGTTCCTAAAAACAGAGAAGCTGTTGCTTGGAGACAATGtcaaacaacatttaaaaataagcaaaacaaaaaggaggcTATGAAAGCAGAAATCACAAGGCTCAGCAAACATTTTATTCTGAGTGCACATGCTAAATGTTTTTTGGCAGATGCATCTAAACTCTATAatcaaaaacaaaggaaaacgTATAAGTCATTAGTAAAGCACTTGTTTTCTACAAACAACATTAGATCAtgcatttctcatttattacattttagcTTAGACACATACCCTAAGAAGTAaagccatttccttttttctgttcctgCCATAATACAGGCCGCCATTTGCAGTAAGGCATTCTCCGGTAAAGGTTAAACAAGCAGACATTGTATAATACATTGGATAATAGATACAGTAGATACAACCTATAATAGCGCTGGTAGTGAGAGGTGATTACAATGATATGGAAGGCAACGATAGCAGCTTCATTTATATTGCCTTTCATGCAGAGAAAGTTAACTCACATCATCCACCATCAAATGTGTAACACACACCTGGGTGCTACATGGCAGCCATTCTGCACCAGAACTCTCTACACACAACATTACAGTGGACAGGCAACAACTCGCATAGCCTTTTAGACAAGAGGTTACATCCTGGGAATAATGCAGTATGCAAAGTTAGTGTCTGAACAAGCAATATTACTACTTATGAAGAGTAGCCATGAAGGCAGTAGAATAGATGTGGTTTGATGTGCTATTACGACGTCCCTATGCCTATGTCTGAGTGTCCTGTTGGTGAATATGTGTGAAATATGGAATTTTGCTGCGACTGAGGccatatgaatgaatgtgaaggTGAGTGGAGAGTGAAGGATAGTGTGCCTCTCAGAGGGTTCTTATCATTGTGATTAAAGGGTTAAACTGCACTTACAAAACAGTACATTCCACACTAATAAGTAAGGCTGGTAAAACTCAATGTGTATTCTCATGACCAGCGCTTGTCTGTTGCTTCCAGTCATGATGCTGTTCAGTTCAAATGTCAAGATGTATACCAGCGAATCTGCAGGTACTGTCTGAAGTTGTCATTAGTTAAGTCAAACCAACAGTGCATAACTGCAGATAAGAAGTCTTTAAATAACTTTCAATTAGGCTTGTGAGAGGATTCAGCccacaaataaaactgtaaaatgaatctTGACAGCAAATATGATCTAAGAGATCCAATTTCATCCATATTCAAAATCTATCATTTATCAAAATCAAATCCATGAAGGGAGGTTTCAACATACTAAGACAGGAAATAGCATGGACATGAAGGCAGTTCAGCACCTTTCAAGTTAGCTAGTCAGTGGACTGAATAACCAATTACTGGAGCTCAACTTACAGTTAAGGGAACatcacattacaaaaaataaatgttgaatcCTGGCAAACCCACTGATAAGATACACATTCTGCCAGTCGTCTATTTACACTGGCAGCTCTGCTCTATGACACCATCCACACCACGTACACAACTCCATTCAGAGGGCAGCCACTGATGTTGGGTCAGTGTGGCAGAAGCTGCCAGGACATTTGAGGGTAAAGTCAGTGCACCCATTGGGTGGATCTCCCGAAACAGGCAGAGTCAAGTTTCAACTGGTTTAAATTTAGAACAGGAAATGAGGGCATGAGACCAGGCAAAATGTTAAACCTAAGTTTATGGCAGTCCTAGCAATGCAAACTGAAGTGTgctgaaatgaagaaagaaCTGGGGTGGAGATTTGAATctcacagctgtgtaaattaatGCTATGAAAATGTCTATATTACATAAAACTGAAAGCTATATCAACCATCTTCAATAAGAGTCTCTAGAACAGGTAGGTAATGTGAAAGGTGATATAAAGTTCACATCAGTATCTGGATTTTTTGTGAAAAGTTCTGTGAATGTAATTGTGATGTAGTTAATGACagtgaaaaggggggggggggacatttcAGCCCAAAATTTTggaaaatttacaaaaatctTTTTGACTGAAAAAcccaaagagacagagagccaaACACAGTCATACCTGTACCGTATGCACGGTTCTGTCTCAATGTCCTCCAGGTGAAACTCCGCCCATGGGTCAGGCATGGCCCTGGCTTTCTCTATAGCATGTTTCCAGGTCGCCTGTGGcagtttgaaaatgcattataaCCTCTAGTCCTGCACACGCTCATCTACAGACCtctaacacatacacagacacacattctttttcacttttcaagTCCTTGTCTACTGAAAGATATGAAATGGATATTTAAAGTACCACTGTCACACCCATACACAATTCAGCCCTGAGTATATGACTACTCTCCTCGCCAGTTCAACAAAAACATCTGGAGATCTGGAAATCCGTGCCATCATTATGCTGTTTTTTCAAACATCTTGGACAGAAGTGGGCTGGAAGCAGAAGCAGAGTCTCAAGCAAGTCAGGAggtgcgtgcacacacgcacacacacacacgcacacgcacacgcacacacaggtatgGTAATGAAGGGACAGTGTCACAAAGCTCCTGGGAGGGAAAGTATGAGATCATGTtggaacagtggaaaaaaaggacaaaaaatacTCATACGTATATACTAGCTACACATTTACACCGTCAAAAGCTGCTTCCCTCtattcacagaaaatacagagtCTAATAAGAATGTAAGGCAGGTTTCAAAGACCTCCATTTCATAACATaataaatcattacattaacattacatgcTATTTATCATTACAATGCACTCAGTACATCTTAAACCTATGTCGTGTTGTCATTAGTCTTTTTCTTACTTACTGACGCAAGTGTCATTTGCAATGTTATCTGATCTACCACATGGTAGCCATCCAGCACACTACCATGAGATGGCATCCATGCCTGACATTTTAAGGCAGAATATATTTAGAATAAACTATTTACTTTCAATATGGCGGAGGTCATAGCTGCTGAAGTAAGTGAACAATCTTACCAATGCCCACATGTACGTCAGTAACTGATCACCTGAAGGCTGATTTGTTTACAATTACACTATAGATGTGATATTTAAGCTTACAATCACAAGataaaaagcataaatacaCTATCTCCTGAATGTAATTCACTGCAGTAATACTCGTTTCTCAGATTTCTCAGATTAAGACACATATGCAGCTGGAGAAATAGGTCTGCAAGCGATGGAAAGCTTAAAGAAATGTGAAGGAGTGTGAGGGAGTGAAGATTCATTACACCTATACTGGGTGGCAACACCATGTGTAGGTCAATTATTCACTGATATAAGCCCATAAAAACACCATACTTCTCCTTATCAAAACATATTGATTCTTTGACAGCACTGAGTCTCTGAGGGAGCATTATCACTCAACCCATTTAGGGTTCAAAAAGCCTCAGTCTACCATCACTAATTTTAAAGCTTGTTTATGATGAGTCCAAGTTGCATTTGAATACACTAAGGTAGGACTCTACAGTAAAAGAGCAATAAAAAGCACATACTGCAGTGAGCATCCTCAACATATTCAACACTCTCCTAAACTCCCTATGACTGAACTGCATCCACGAGGACATAGGCCTACTTGTTCAAAACCAGAAACCCACTATTGGGAGAGACAAAGACTCACAGTTCACATTCCTATCTGCTGGTTTTCAGCACATGACTTGCATACACAAGACTTCTTTTACTAGCTAGCACTGCAGCCACTGCAAGAAGAGGTGATTGTGCCTGCATACAAGGAGGAACACCTCAGCTGTGGCCATGGTCACAAGTGTAATGTCTCAAACAATGCCCTTCATGACACCTCAGCAGCCAAACACGCAACTCTCCGCTCAGAGAGTTCTCAGCCCTGACGCATGACTGCACAGAAACGCCAATTCCTCTATATATTATACTGAAATAGCTGCCTTTGCACACTAACCAGGAAGTAGCCCTCAGATTGAAAACATCACAGCTCAGTTAACTTTACTACACAAAAAAATTATCTTTGTGTAATAGTAAAATCCCATCACCCTGTTCTGCAGTGGTTCAAAGACAACAGATAGGGAGGAAAGAGACAATCAACTCTGTTTGTTGTAAAGCAGCAGGATAGTATCAAAACCTTTGGACTGAACTGAATTACTGCCATATAATTAATGCAAAGTGCATTAAATTGGTGTAGGGATGAACTGTCCAGACACCAGCTGTTGAGACAGGAACTGGAGAAATGAAAGACTGGAAAGGTGAGCCCAGATAATAATTCAGAGTTAGGGTTAGGTCACTAAGGGACATTCTGCAGGAAGTAACAATGCATGCAAACATGTCTGGTGAAAATAAAGGAAGGaaagaatgaattaatgaaggagagaaaaggaaagggagGAGTAAGCTATTATGGCAGAGTGAGGAAATGAATAAGTGGACTTTGAACCTACCCGCCCTCTTTCAGTTAACGCCCCAAAACTGACCGATCGCTGTTCTGGCTcgtttccttttgtgttctaTACAGGAAAACAGACAATTGGACAGGGTATTTTTATACTTTGCTCgaccacacaacacacagggGTCTAGTTTATCAAAACCCCTCCACAGCCACAGTTCAGCCTCATTGAGCATGTGGTCCTGGGAGAATACCTGAGAAACATGTTTTGTGATTAATTTGTAGAAATCACGATGAAAGAGGACAACAGTGTCATTTCTTCCTGTTCCTTTAACGGGAGCGATAGCAGAGCCGCAGCTGAGAGACACCCAGCTGCACTGTAGCAACAGATGGTTCCAGCTCCTTATATGGCAGCGAGAAGCTCTAACTGGTTGTGCAGCTGAGTGCGGGTGCAGCTTTCATACTGTTACGTGCCTTACGCTTGCTCTCTTCATCTGATCCCACAGTACAACAGAACATGGTAGTCACTGGGACAGCAACAAGATCCTTGTCATCAAACGCTGTGTCTGTCCATTTTTATTACTCTGCTTTGGCCTAAAGCTGCATGTTGCCTCGAGGCAAATAACATTGCAAC
This genomic stretch from Megalops cyprinoides isolate fMegCyp1 chromosome 1, fMegCyp1.pri, whole genome shotgun sequence harbors:
- the eef2k gene encoding eukaryotic elongation factor 2 kinase isoform X2 — protein: MADEEMMFSMEEVGSARRGVSQRTMSCPDANSDDEEDFYICPITDDPVSPTKEICHYLKNLIHNKQLTAGSPKNSFTYKNTKGNEPEQRSVSFGALTERGRATWKHAIEKARAMPDPWAEFHLEDIETEPCIRYRYNAVTGQWAQDQVYLKMAAQPFGRGAMRECYRTKKLSNFSHSSNWKSASNYVAKRYMESVDREVYFEDVRLQMEAKLWGEEYNRHRPPKQVDIMQMCVVEMASRPGKPMFHLEHYIEGKYIKYNSNSGFVRDDNIRLTPQAFSHFTFERSGHQLIVVDIQGVGDLYTDPQIHTDKGTDFGDGNLGVRGMALFFHSHLCNKICKSMGLTPFDLSPAEKAQLDCTSKLLSAKTVLRGCEEPCGSPRVRTFSGGRLPPLLTRLSETSSTDENMSDQDSMPCSPLQLSGSVGRSPLSPLGWGSINEMDFQGERNNNNPEHRDSESGGDSGYPSERRSEGDPVEHGDRGSFHSSRHPYESDEDSVRRKTKPSPSANITPNQPLTEEKWSFFHTSRANIHRPSCVAVEVERLNNLLLERKIGKSILGKVHLAMVRYHEAGRFCEKDEEWDRDSAVYHLERAAMCGELEAIVALGQCYMQLPHHVLTEVTLEDSEENRKKGFQYLLQAAEAGDRPSMILVARAFDTGVNLSPDGTQNWEEAVHWYDCALNMMDYDEGGEFDGMQDEPRYLLLAREAEMYQEGKFGLDTDYQRAGDLFTEAADAAMEAMKGRLANQYYMKAEEAWGMMEE
- the eef2k gene encoding eukaryotic elongation factor 2 kinase isoform X5, with the protein product MADEEMMFSMEEVGSARRGVSQRTMSCPDANSDDEEDFYICPITDDPVSPTKEICHYLKNLIHNKQLTAGSPKNSFTYKATWKHAIEKARAMPDPWAEFHLEDIETEPCIRYRYNAVTGQWAQDQVYLKMAAQPFGRGAMRECYRTKKLSNFSHSSNWKSASNYVAKRYMESVDREVYFEDVRLQMEAKLWGEEYNRHRPPKQVDIMQMCVVEMASRPGKPMFHLEHYIEGKYIKYNSNSGFVRDDNIRLTPQAFSHFTFERSGHQLIVVDIQGVGDLYTDPQIHTDKGTDFGDGNLGVRGMALFFHSHLCNKICKSMGLTPFDLSPAEKAQLDCTSKLLKSAKTVLRGCEEPCGSPRVRTFSGGRLPPLLTRLSETSSTDENMSDQDSMPCSPLQLSGSVGRSPLSPLGWGSINEMDFQGERNNNNPEHRDSESGGDSGYPSERRSEGDPVEHGDRGSFHSSRHPYESDEDSVRRKTKPSPSANITPNQPLTEEKWSFFHTSRANIHRPSCVAVEVERLNNLLLERKIGKSILGKVHLAMVRYHEAGRFCEKDEEWDRDSAVYHLERAAMCGELEAIVALGQCYMQLPHHVLTEVTLEDSEENRKKGFQYLLQAAEAGDRPSMILVARAFDTGVNLSPDGTQNWEEAVHWYDCALNMMDYDEGGEFDGMQDEPRYLLLAREAEMYQEGKFGLDTDYQRAGDLFTEAADAAMEAMKGRLANQYYMKAEEAWGMMEE